CCGGGGCCCCGGCACTGGTCGATCTTCCGGGATCTGTGCGAGGCGGTGGACGCGCGTGGGAACCTGGTGCCCGACGCCTACCTCGCCGCGCTCGCCATCGAAAACGGCGCCGAGTGGATCACCACCGACCGCGACTTCACGCGTTTTCCGGGACTGCGGATGCGGCACCCGCTGGACTGAGGAGCGGCCCCGCGGGCGGCCGACCGTTCGCTCACCCCTTCAGCACCCCCATCGGCTTCAACCGCGCCACCTTCCGGGCGATCCCCGCCCCGTGCACGACCTCGACCACCTCGGCGACGTCCTTGTAGGCCTCGGGGATCTCCTCTGCCAGGGTGGCGAAGGATGAGGCCCTGACCTCGATCCCCTGCTCCTTGAACTCGGCCTTGAGGGGGCGACCCTTCACCGACTTCTTGGCCTTGCTGCGGCTCATGCGCCGGCCCGCGCCGTGGCAGGTCGAGGCGAACGCCTCCTTGGCGCCGGTCGGGGTGCCGGCCAGGACGTAGGAGTAGCGCGCCATGTCGCCGGGGATGAGCACGGGCTGGCCGACCTCGCGGTAGGCCTCGGGCACCTCGGCGTGGCCGGGCGGGAACGCGCGCGTGGCGCCCTTGCGGTGCACGCACAGGCGGCGCCGCTCGCCGTCGAGGTCGTGGGTCTCCCACTTGGCCATGTTGTGCGCGACGTCGTAGACCATGCGCAGGTCGAGGTCGGCGCGCGGCCGCTTGAGCACGCGGGCGAACGCCTCGCGCACGCGGTAGGCCATCATCTGCCGGTTGGCGAAGGCGAAGTTGGCGGCGGCGTTCATCGCGCCCATGTAGCGGGTGGCCTCGGGCGAGTCGAGCGGCGCGCACGCGAGCTGGCGGTCGGGCAGGTCGATGCCGTAGGTCCCCGCGGCGTCGACCATGAGCTGGAGGTAGTCGTCGCACACCTGGTAGCCGAGCCCGCGCGAGCCGGAGTGGATCAGCACTGTGACGATGCCGGGCTCGAGGCCGAAGGCGTCGGCCGCGGCGGCGTCGTAGATCTCGTCGACGAAGCCGACCTCGATGAAGTGGTTGCCGCTGCCGACGGTGCCGAGCTGCGGGCCCCCTCTCTCGATCGCCCTCGGGCTCACGTTCGACGGCTCGGCCCCGGGCAGAGCGCCGCCCGCCTCGGTCCGCTCGAGGTCGTCGTCCGTGCCGTAGCCCTCGTGCACCGCCCAGCCAGCGCCATGGACGAGCACGCTCCGCACCTCGTCGTCGGTGAGTCTGAAACTCTTGTAGCGCGAGCCGACCCCGGCCGGGACGTCGCGCATGATCTGATTCATGAGCGGCGCGACCTGCTCTTGGTCGCGCAGGTCGGTGGCCTCGATGTCCGAGCGCAGCAGGCGCACGCCGCAGTTGATGTCGTAGCCCACGCCGCCCGGGCTGACGACGCCGCCCCGCTCGGGGTCGAACGCCGCGACCCCGCCGATGGGGAAGCCGTAGCCCCAGTGGATGTCCGGCATGGCGATCGAGCGGCCCACGATGCCCGGCAGGCACGCCACGTTGGCCACCTGCTGGAGCGCCTCGCCGCCGTCCGCCTCGAGCTGTGCCATGAGCTTGGCATCGGCGTACACGAGGCCGTCGACGCGCATGGCGCCGTGGCGGGGCAGGCGCCAGCGGTAGGGGTCGATTTGGACGGGGCGGGGGGTGGTCGACGTGGTGGCCTGGGAGGTCGTCGTGGCCTCGGAAGCCGTCGTGGAGCCGGTCATGGGTCGCTCCTGGGTGCTGGGGGCGTCCCCGAAACATCGCGCGTACGGCGCGGCGGCGCAGCCGGGAGCGCCCGGTCAGGATGTCGGGGATGTCCCCGCAGGCTAGAGCCTTCGCGGGGGCTGGGAAAGCGCTGGGCAGTCGGTGCCTGTCCTGGGTCGGGTCGAGCTTACCCTCCGCTCCGGGCGACCGCCACCAAACTACGTAATCCGGCGGGTCGGGCTACGTACGTTTCCAGCCGCAGCTGCGCCATCCCCGTACACACCTTTCGCGGAGAAGCGTACACCCGAGGCGCCACGTGCGACCGCGGGTGAGTCCGCAAGCCCGGGCACGGGTGAGCATGGGGAGATTCACGATGGACACACGGATCCGCGCTATGAACGGACTTGCAGCGCCTGCCGGGGGATTGATCGCGGCATC
This sequence is a window from Gemmatimonadota bacterium. Protein-coding genes within it:
- a CDS encoding PIN domain-containing protein; its protein translation is PGPRHWSIFRDLCEAVDARGNLVPDAYLAALAIENGAEWITTDRDFTRFPGLRMRHPLD
- a CDS encoding RtcB family protein, whose product is MTGSTTASEATTTSQATTSTTPRPVQIDPYRWRLPRHGAMRVDGLVYADAKLMAQLEADGGEALQQVANVACLPGIVGRSIAMPDIHWGYGFPIGGVAAFDPERGGVVSPGGVGYDINCGVRLLRSDIEATDLRDQEQVAPLMNQIMRDVPAGVGSRYKSFRLTDDEVRSVLVHGAGWAVHEGYGTDDDLERTEAGGALPGAEPSNVSPRAIERGGPQLGTVGSGNHFIEVGFVDEIYDAAAADAFGLEPGIVTVLIHSGSRGLGYQVCDDYLQLMVDAAGTYGIDLPDRQLACAPLDSPEATRYMGAMNAAANFAFANRQMMAYRVREAFARVLKRPRADLDLRMVYDVAHNMAKWETHDLDGERRRLCVHRKGATRAFPPGHAEVPEAYREVGQPVLIPGDMARYSYVLAGTPTGAKEAFASTCHGAGRRMSRSKAKKSVKGRPLKAEFKEQGIEVRASSFATLAEEIPEAYKDVAEVVEVVHGAGIARKVARLKPMGVLKG